Proteins from one Nitrobacteraceae bacterium AZCC 2146 genomic window:
- a CDS encoding hypothetical protein (product_source=Hypo-rule applied; superfamily=46579), producing MVAEYRQPLLNSTWAANPHQVDAVQMSARATKEQIAAVARACETLSGSIDTLQRNLKIADGLVGTIDDPEAREKLQRQIQSIEAALMLGSTKLFDIRRTMQATSHSVFPAELPGRQLSYGESGTLP from the coding sequence TTGGTTGCCGAATATCGGCAGCCTCTTTTGAACTCAACTTGGGCTGCAAACCCACATCAGGTCGACGCGGTTCAAATGTCTGCGAGGGCAACCAAGGAACAAATCGCCGCGGTGGCACGCGCGTGCGAAACACTGAGCGGCAGCATCGATACACTGCAGAGAAATCTCAAGATCGCCGATGGCCTTGTTGGCACGATTGACGATCCGGAAGCACGTGAAAAACTTCAGCGTCAAATACAATCAATCGAGGCGGCGCTGATGCTTGGTTCGACAAAGCTGTTCGACATAAGGCGTACGATGCAAGCTACGTCTCATAGTGTGTTCCCCGCCGAACTGCCTGGTCGGCAGCTGAGCTACGGTGAGTCCGGTACGTTGCCGTGA
- a CDS encoding DNA-binding IclR family transcriptional regulator (product_source=COG1414; cath_funfam=3.30.450.40; cog=COG1414; pfam=PF01614,PF09339; smart=SM00346; superfamily=46785,55781) yields the protein MVHKRKNAVKPRANRNTTAEQSEGKPSGSLMRGLEVLKVFRSGQGRLGNAEIAAATGIPRASVSRLTRGLLEAGYLAYDYSDARYHLRPRVLTLGFSMLSNLPILPIAHSHMQQFARTSGCTVSLAAADGGEMIYLDRCSGEALPYFFSTGSAVETARTACGRAYLASLSEEERQEAFRQLEPQYPTEWKRIEKEIKVAVCDVATRGFCLVDNTWRTGIRAIAAPLFSRDRRTTLAVNCITPTHSMDVDRLVDLWGPGLVGLVRELERQF from the coding sequence ATGGTTCATAAGCGAAAAAACGCCGTCAAACCGCGGGCAAACCGCAACACCACTGCCGAGCAATCCGAGGGAAAGCCCAGCGGATCCCTTATGAGGGGGCTTGAGGTCCTCAAGGTTTTCCGATCAGGCCAAGGACGTTTGGGCAACGCGGAGATAGCCGCTGCCACCGGGATTCCCCGCGCGTCGGTCTCAAGGCTGACCCGGGGACTGCTTGAGGCTGGATATCTGGCATACGACTACTCCGACGCACGGTATCACCTTAGACCCAGGGTGCTTACCCTGGGCTTCTCGATGCTCAGCAACCTGCCTATCCTGCCCATCGCCCACAGCCACATGCAGCAATTTGCCCGGACGTCCGGATGCACTGTGTCTCTCGCGGCCGCCGACGGCGGGGAGATGATTTATCTCGACCGGTGCTCAGGAGAAGCTCTGCCCTACTTCTTCAGCACGGGATCCGCTGTCGAAACGGCACGGACCGCATGCGGAAGGGCGTATCTCGCTTCTCTTTCGGAAGAAGAAAGACAAGAGGCGTTCCGGCAGCTTGAGCCGCAGTATCCGACGGAATGGAAGCGAATAGAGAAGGAAATAAAGGTTGCCGTGTGCGACGTCGCAACCAGAGGGTTCTGCCTGGTCGACAACACGTGGCGAACCGGCATTCGCGCCATCGCCGCGCCTCTGTTTTCGAGGGACAGACGGACGACGCTCGCAGTGAACTGCATCACGCCCACCCATTCCATGGACGTCGATCGGCTCGTGGACCTATGGGGACCAGGACTTGTAGGCCTGGTCCGCGAGCTTGAGCGTCAATTCTGA
- a CDS encoding NADPH2:quinone reductase (product_source=KO:K00344; cath_funfam=3.90.180.10; cog=COG0604; ko=KO:K00344; pfam=PF00107,PF08240; smart=SM00829; superfamily=51735), whose product MKAILCSEYCGPDDLQLQDIEEPVAGDGQVVIAVKAAALNFFDTLMIQGKYQVKPAMPFSPAGEVAGIVESIGSGVTDLKPGDRVVAFCEHNGAREKIALDARSVVGIPDNLDFERAAGLVIIYGTALHALEDRGSPKKGETLAVLGAAGGTGLAACELGKLLGLRVIACASTDEKLEFARSHGADLTVNYAKEGLKDALRKASDGKGIDIVFDPVGGTYAEQAIRALAWEGRFIVIGFAGGEIPKIPLNLALLKSCDIRGVFWGAWAQRYPHKNRKNLQRLVNWAAEGKISAHIDRTFPLAETAQALKVLSGRQAMGKVVLSI is encoded by the coding sequence ATGAAGGCTATCCTCTGCTCAGAATACTGCGGCCCTGACGACCTACAACTTCAGGACATCGAAGAACCTGTCGCGGGCGATGGTCAGGTGGTGATTGCGGTCAAGGCTGCTGCTCTGAATTTCTTCGATACTCTGATGATCCAGGGGAAATACCAGGTGAAGCCGGCCATGCCGTTCTCGCCGGCAGGCGAAGTCGCGGGCATCGTCGAAAGCATTGGGAGCGGTGTGACGGACCTGAAGCCAGGTGATCGTGTCGTCGCGTTCTGCGAGCATAATGGCGCGCGGGAAAAGATCGCGCTAGATGCGCGGTCCGTTGTGGGAATTCCGGACAACCTGGATTTTGAACGCGCAGCTGGATTGGTCATCATATACGGCACGGCACTCCACGCGTTGGAGGATAGAGGCAGCCCCAAGAAGGGCGAAACGCTCGCCGTTCTTGGGGCTGCGGGCGGCACCGGTCTCGCTGCATGCGAATTGGGAAAGTTGCTCGGCCTGAGGGTCATCGCGTGCGCTTCGACCGATGAGAAGCTTGAATTCGCCCGTTCCCACGGCGCAGATCTCACCGTCAACTACGCGAAGGAAGGTCTGAAGGACGCGCTCCGAAAAGCATCGGATGGAAAAGGGATCGACATCGTGTTCGATCCTGTCGGAGGAACGTACGCCGAACAGGCCATCCGGGCACTGGCTTGGGAAGGCCGGTTCATAGTCATCGGGTTCGCCGGCGGCGAAATTCCCAAGATCCCGCTCAATCTTGCTTTGCTCAAGAGTTGCGACATCCGTGGAGTCTTTTGGGGAGCATGGGCCCAGCGGTATCCCCACAAGAATAGGAAAAACCTGCAGCGGCTGGTGAATTGGGCCGCCGAAGGCAAAATCAGCGCGCACATCGATCGAACCTTTCCGTTGGCCGAAACGGCCCAGGCGCTCAAGGTCCTATCGGGCCGGCAAGCAATGGGAAAGGTCGTCCTAAGCATTTAA
- a CDS encoding crotonobetainyl-CoA:carnitine CoA-transferase CaiB-like acyl-CoA transferase (product_source=COG1804; cath_funfam=3.40.50.10540; cog=COG1804; pfam=PF02515; superfamily=89796), with product MPLTGIKVVEACSHVAGPVTGTIFGDLGADVIKVEKPNGGDDARIAEVPVWNGQGSLFQAINRNKRSITVDLRRPEELAALKRLVTEADVFVHNMRPGVAESIGLSSAEALAANPRLIYCAIGAYGMKGPWKGRSGYDGLAQALSSQMDGNGEPNGEPLLVADWTVDKGAGMWAAIAALGALFRRETTGKGAVVETSLLEASLFSRDSAFASYLASGKMGGRPGNSSPHAVPYGVFQTADRPMLLGCAGDGLFATLSKLLGHAEWMENPRYATNSARVANRAEVMQIISEALAGRRRDEWIELLGDNRIPCAPILDTAEAFAHPQVQALGIFQSPPGLDMPLVSAAWTIDGVRPPIHRPAPALGEDNTAVLGKD from the coding sequence ATGCCGCTAACGGGGATCAAGGTCGTGGAAGCGTGTTCACACGTGGCCGGGCCGGTGACGGGAACTATCTTCGGAGACTTGGGCGCCGACGTCATCAAGGTAGAAAAGCCGAACGGCGGCGACGACGCCAGGATCGCTGAAGTTCCGGTGTGGAATGGCCAAGGTTCTCTCTTCCAAGCCATCAACCGCAACAAGCGCTCGATCACGGTTGACCTGCGCCGTCCGGAAGAACTCGCCGCCCTCAAGAGGCTCGTGACCGAGGCCGACGTCTTCGTGCACAACATGCGCCCAGGCGTCGCGGAGTCCATCGGACTGTCGAGTGCCGAGGCCCTCGCGGCAAATCCGCGCCTTATCTATTGCGCGATAGGCGCATATGGAATGAAGGGGCCCTGGAAAGGCCGAAGCGGATACGACGGCCTTGCACAGGCGCTTTCGAGCCAGATGGACGGCAACGGCGAACCCAACGGCGAACCGCTGCTCGTCGCGGACTGGACCGTCGACAAGGGGGCGGGAATGTGGGCGGCCATCGCCGCGCTTGGTGCGCTATTCCGGCGGGAAACCACCGGTAAAGGAGCCGTTGTCGAGACCTCTCTTCTTGAGGCATCGCTGTTTTCGCGTGACAGCGCTTTCGCCTCCTACCTCGCGAGCGGAAAGATGGGAGGGCGACCGGGCAATTCCTCGCCACATGCGGTGCCCTACGGCGTATTTCAGACGGCGGATCGCCCGATGCTGCTCGGATGCGCCGGGGACGGACTTTTTGCGACTCTCTCCAAGCTGCTGGGTCACGCCGAATGGATGGAAAATCCCCGCTACGCCACGAACTCGGCACGTGTCGCGAACCGCGCTGAGGTCATGCAGATAATCTCGGAGGCGTTGGCCGGCCGTCGGCGCGACGAATGGATCGAGCTGCTCGGAGATAACCGCATTCCTTGCGCGCCGATCCTCGACACCGCCGAAGCCTTTGCCCATCCCCAAGTCCAAGCGCTTGGTATCTTCCAGTCCCCGCCGGGACTAGACATGCCGCTCGTCTCTGCCGCTTGGACAATCGATGGCGTGCGCCCACCGATTCACCGTCCCGCCCCCGCGCTGGGCGAAGACAACACCGCGGTGCTCGGTAAGGACTGA
- a CDS encoding aldehyde dehydrogenase (NAD+) (product_source=KO:K00128; cath_funfam=3.40.309.10,3.40.605.10; cog=COG1012; ko=KO:K00128; pfam=PF00171; superfamily=53720) encodes MNMNVKLPAAKGIFINNEWRTCDSNETLPVLAPATGEVIGAIAAGNARDIDTAVAAARYAFEEGAWGRLTATERGRLIMRLARLVEDNSDELAKLEAMDTGKPMKQARADVTAVARYFEFYGTAADKVRGETVPFIDGYLAMTIYEPYGVTGHIIPWNYPGQMFGRSVTPSLAMGNAVVVKPAEEACLVPLRLAELAAEAGFPAGAINVVPGIGEEAGAALSGHPGIDFLSFTGSAEVGSLVQTAAAKNHIPCTLELGGKSPQIVFADADMDAALASVVGASVQNAGQTCSAGSRVLVQRSIWDEFLQSLKSRFELLQAGSPEADLDLGPVISATQKRRVEGMITRAQAAGAKIFAQGKIAPGAPKEGFYIAPMILENVARDSEMALQEVFGPVLTALPFEDEADAIRLANGTEYGLTAGVWSADGSRNLRIAKKVRVGQIYVNGYGSGGGVELPFGGRKKSGHGREKGMDALYEMSALKTIVVRHG; translated from the coding sequence ATGAACATGAACGTCAAGCTGCCGGCCGCGAAAGGCATCTTCATCAACAACGAATGGCGCACCTGCGATTCAAACGAGACGCTTCCTGTCCTGGCGCCGGCGACCGGAGAGGTCATCGGAGCCATCGCGGCGGGCAACGCCCGGGACATCGATACCGCCGTTGCGGCCGCCCGCTATGCCTTCGAAGAAGGGGCCTGGGGCCGCCTGACCGCAACCGAACGCGGCCGTCTCATCATGCGGCTCGCCAGGCTGGTGGAAGATAATTCCGACGAACTCGCAAAGCTCGAGGCTATGGACACGGGGAAGCCGATGAAGCAGGCGAGAGCTGACGTGACGGCCGTTGCTCGCTACTTCGAATTCTACGGCACGGCGGCCGACAAGGTGCGTGGAGAGACCGTGCCGTTCATCGACGGCTATCTCGCAATGACCATATACGAGCCGTACGGCGTGACGGGCCACATTATCCCCTGGAACTACCCGGGCCAGATGTTCGGAAGAAGCGTCACTCCGTCGCTGGCGATGGGCAACGCGGTCGTAGTGAAGCCAGCAGAGGAAGCCTGCCTAGTACCTCTCCGTTTGGCCGAACTCGCCGCAGAGGCGGGATTTCCGGCGGGGGCGATCAACGTCGTACCCGGCATCGGCGAGGAGGCCGGCGCAGCGCTTTCGGGACATCCCGGCATCGACTTCCTTTCCTTCACCGGCAGCGCGGAAGTCGGCAGTCTGGTGCAGACGGCTGCGGCAAAAAACCATATCCCCTGCACGCTCGAACTCGGCGGCAAGTCCCCTCAGATCGTCTTCGCCGACGCCGATATGGACGCAGCGCTGGCATCGGTCGTCGGAGCCAGTGTCCAGAATGCCGGCCAAACCTGCTCGGCAGGTTCGCGGGTGCTCGTCCAGCGCAGCATCTGGGACGAATTCCTTCAGAGCCTGAAGTCGCGATTCGAACTTCTTCAGGCGGGATCGCCAGAGGCCGACCTCGATCTTGGTCCGGTCATCAGCGCAACGCAGAAGCGCCGTGTCGAGGGCATGATAACAAGGGCGCAGGCGGCGGGCGCAAAAATCTTTGCTCAGGGGAAGATCGCGCCGGGCGCTCCGAAGGAGGGCTTCTACATTGCCCCGATGATCCTCGAGAACGTCGCCCGCGATTCCGAGATGGCGCTGCAGGAAGTTTTCGGTCCCGTCCTCACGGCTCTTCCGTTCGAGGACGAGGCGGACGCGATCAGGCTGGCCAACGGGACCGAATACGGGCTCACGGCCGGCGTCTGGTCTGCGGACGGATCGCGAAACCTGCGCATCGCGAAGAAGGTCCGCGTGGGACAGATCTACGTCAACGGGTACGGATCCGGAGGCGGGGTTGAACTCCCGTTCGGCGGCCGCAAGAAGTCCGGTCATGGACGCGAGAAGGGAATGGACGCGCTTTACGAGATGTCCGCGCTGAAGACCATCGTCGTGCGGCATGGCTGA
- a CDS encoding branched-chain amino acid transport system ATP-binding protein (product_source=KO:K01996; cath_funfam=3.40.50.300; cog=COG0410; ko=KO:K01996; pfam=PF00005; smart=SM00382; superfamily=52540), whose amino-acid sequence MLFVKGVSANYDGAIVALEQVDMKILEGGIVALLGPNGAGKTTLLKAIAGMLQFERGEVVAGDILFRDVSLLNCHPADVSRRGIALVQDGRQCFRELTIEENLRAATFVHPKGASQRLDMVLGYFPFLKGMMGRHAGLLSGGQLQMLVIGMAIMCNPKLLMLDEPSLGLSPVMVQAVFDAVERMHRDLNMTVIVAEQTVPRLLKIATDVYVLSRGRVAMHVLPEEITEEAMHRVYLN is encoded by the coding sequence ATGCTTTTCGTGAAAGGCGTTTCAGCAAATTACGACGGCGCGATCGTCGCTCTCGAGCAGGTCGACATGAAGATCCTCGAAGGAGGGATTGTCGCGCTTCTCGGACCGAACGGTGCGGGCAAAACCACCCTTCTCAAGGCGATAGCGGGAATGCTGCAGTTCGAACGTGGCGAGGTCGTCGCGGGGGACATCCTTTTCAGGGATGTTTCCCTTTTGAATTGCCATCCCGCAGACGTGTCGCGACGAGGGATCGCGCTGGTCCAGGACGGCCGGCAGTGTTTCCGCGAACTCACAATCGAAGAAAATCTGCGCGCGGCGACGTTCGTCCATCCCAAAGGAGCGAGCCAACGGCTCGACATGGTGCTCGGCTACTTTCCCTTCCTCAAGGGCATGATGGGGCGCCATGCCGGACTGCTTTCGGGCGGCCAGCTGCAGATGCTGGTGATCGGCATGGCGATAATGTGCAACCCGAAGCTTCTCATGCTCGACGAACCAAGCCTCGGGCTTTCTCCGGTGATGGTGCAGGCTGTTTTCGACGCCGTCGAACGAATGCATCGCGACCTCAACATGACCGTCATCGTCGCTGAACAAACCGTTCCGCGGCTGCTCAAGATCGCTACCGACGTCTACGTGCTCTCGCGGGGGCGGGTCGCCATGCACGTGCTTCCGGAAGAGATAACCGAGGAAGCGATGCATCGCGTCTATCTGAACTGA
- a CDS encoding branched-chain amino acid transport system substrate-binding protein (product_source=KO:K01999; cath_funfam=3.40.50.2300; cleavage_site_network=SignalP-noTM; cog=COG0683; ko=KO:K01999; pfam=PF13458; superfamily=53822), protein MKKLLVAALAAAGIAAASPASAGDITVCIWGSLTGPDTSVNGVVYGPRDYFEHLNQTKGGIAGNKVKVLLLDGRYKLDEELKLYRRCVDQEQAVFVSGWSTGAAKALRSQIAQDKVPFLTQSCASEVLDPEKLPYMFLAGPTYEQQMIIAIRELAKSGKKNLIIMIPDNEYGRGPTNVVRQSGIIQKLGVNLVDVIEFPFDAQDITAQMIRAKAKNPDMIYVQGSAPQALAVLRDAAKVGLPAQKFVGNMFALSPTIPEQLGASVEGFRAIQAYSDYGSDIPAMAEIKAFKAKNEVAKQDVYYMRGWLEGAVMAKAIENAIAKNGGKVPSDIGVFRQGVRDQMEQLKDVDVGGIVPPVNYANHQGSTQARMAEIRSGQYVALGEWIDAQ, encoded by the coding sequence ATGAAGAAGCTACTGGTTGCCGCGCTCGCCGCAGCGGGAATCGCGGCCGCGTCGCCCGCCTCGGCCGGAGACATCACGGTCTGCATTTGGGGATCGCTCACCGGTCCGGATACGTCGGTCAACGGAGTGGTCTACGGGCCGCGAGATTATTTCGAGCATCTCAACCAGACGAAGGGCGGAATCGCCGGCAACAAGGTCAAGGTCTTGCTGCTTGACGGGCGCTACAAGCTGGACGAGGAGCTTAAGCTCTACCGGCGATGCGTCGATCAGGAGCAAGCGGTGTTCGTCAGCGGTTGGTCCACGGGCGCAGCCAAAGCGCTGCGCAGTCAGATCGCGCAGGACAAGGTTCCGTTCCTGACGCAAAGCTGCGCAAGCGAAGTCCTTGATCCGGAAAAGCTGCCCTACATGTTCCTCGCCGGCCCGACCTACGAGCAGCAGATGATCATTGCGATCCGCGAGCTCGCAAAAAGCGGGAAGAAGAACCTCATCATCATGATTCCCGATAACGAGTACGGGCGAGGCCCGACCAATGTGGTCAGACAGTCGGGCATAATCCAAAAGTTGGGCGTCAATCTCGTCGACGTGATCGAATTCCCTTTCGATGCGCAGGACATAACCGCGCAGATGATCCGGGCGAAAGCGAAGAATCCCGACATGATCTACGTGCAGGGAAGTGCGCCGCAGGCGTTAGCCGTGCTGCGCGATGCCGCGAAGGTCGGGCTCCCCGCACAGAAATTCGTCGGCAACATGTTCGCGCTGAGTCCGACGATTCCTGAACAACTCGGCGCATCCGTCGAAGGCTTCCGCGCCATCCAAGCCTATTCCGACTACGGCAGCGACATCCCGGCGATGGCAGAGATCAAGGCGTTCAAAGCGAAGAACGAGGTGGCGAAGCAGGACGTGTACTATATGCGGGGGTGGCTCGAAGGCGCGGTTATGGCGAAGGCGATCGAGAACGCCATCGCCAAGAACGGCGGAAAGGTCCCCTCCGACATCGGAGTATTCCGTCAAGGCGTCCGAGACCAGATGGAACAACTGAAGGACGTGGACGTCGGCGGAATCGTGCCTCCGGTCAACTACGCCAACCACCAGGGTTCGACACAGGCCCGGATGGCTGAAATCCGAAGCGGGCAGTATGTCGCCCTGGGCGAGTGGATCGACGCCCAGTAA
- a CDS encoding branched-chain amino acid transport system permease protein (product_source=KO:K01998; cog=COG4177; ko=KO:K01998; pfam=PF02653; superfamily=81345; transmembrane_helix_parts=Outside_1_9,TMhelix_10_32,Inside_33_44,TMhelix_45_67,Outside_68_81,TMhelix_82_104,Inside_105_108,TMhelix_109_126,Outside_127_155,TMhelix_156_175,Inside_176_206,TMhelix_207_226,Outside_227_245,TMhelix_246_268,Inside_269_280,TMhelix_281_303,Outside_304_345) → MMKIARNPLVVAALSAALAILLTLGLGRFGAYMVHAVAIASIGALSLNLLTGFCGQINFAQAALLGIGAYTAGVAGNAGWDILALPAAGAASLAASVLIGLPALRLKGLYFAIATLAAQFILDYLFKFAEPITHGVSGLVIEPMTLFGHPIQSDQGYAAIAIVVVAITWLTLSWIRRTDLGRAFLVVRENEVVAQGMGINVARTKMLAFLISGFFAGIAGGLMGFTARLAHPEAFGLSLSVDYVAMIIVGGLGSLPGSLLGAAFVTLLPEAIQRVGEAFNIADLLAAVREMSFGLLIIVFLIFEPRGLSALVMKLYGRVRLSRGPSERPQDSVPFETKLQPNEIK, encoded by the coding sequence ATGATGAAGATCGCCCGGAACCCATTGGTCGTCGCTGCGCTATCTGCGGCTTTGGCAATCCTTCTGACACTCGGACTCGGACGCTTCGGCGCGTACATGGTGCACGCCGTCGCGATCGCGTCGATTGGCGCCCTGTCGCTTAACCTCCTCACAGGTTTCTGCGGGCAAATTAACTTCGCGCAGGCGGCACTGCTGGGCATCGGCGCCTACACGGCTGGCGTCGCGGGCAATGCAGGCTGGGATATACTCGCGCTCCCTGCGGCAGGAGCAGCTTCGCTGGCCGCCAGCGTGCTCATCGGACTTCCGGCGCTGCGTCTTAAAGGACTTTACTTCGCGATCGCAACGCTCGCCGCGCAGTTCATCCTGGACTATCTGTTCAAGTTCGCCGAGCCGATCACGCACGGCGTTTCCGGCCTCGTCATAGAGCCGATGACATTGTTCGGCCATCCGATCCAATCGGACCAAGGCTACGCGGCCATCGCGATCGTCGTCGTTGCGATCACCTGGCTGACGCTGTCCTGGATTCGGCGGACTGACCTCGGCCGCGCCTTTCTCGTCGTCCGCGAGAACGAGGTTGTCGCGCAGGGCATGGGAATCAACGTCGCACGCACAAAGATGCTCGCATTCCTGATCAGCGGCTTTTTCGCCGGAATCGCCGGCGGACTGATGGGATTCACGGCCCGCCTCGCACATCCGGAAGCGTTCGGGCTGTCGCTTTCGGTCGACTACGTCGCGATGATCATCGTCGGCGGGCTGGGCTCGCTGCCGGGCTCTTTGCTCGGTGCGGCGTTCGTCACGCTGCTTCCCGAAGCGATCCAGCGCGTCGGCGAAGCCTTCAACATTGCCGACCTGCTTGCCGCGGTCCGTGAGATGTCATTCGGCCTGCTCATCATCGTCTTCCTCATCTTCGAGCCGCGGGGACTGTCCGCGCTCGTGATGAAGCTCTACGGCCGGGTTCGGCTGTCGCGCGGACCTTCCGAACGGCCGCAAGACTCGGTCCCGTTCGAGACCAAACTTCAACCCAACGAAATCAAATGA
- a CDS encoding branched-chain amino acid transport system permease protein (product_source=KO:K01997; cog=COG0559; ko=KO:K01997; pfam=PF02653; transmembrane_helix_parts=Outside_1_4,TMhelix_5_27,Inside_28_31,TMhelix_32_51,Outside_52_54,TMhelix_55_77,Inside_78_89,TMhelix_90_112,Outside_113_134,TMhelix_135_157,Inside_158_187,TMhelix_188_210,Outside_211_224,TMhelix_225_247,Inside_248_267,TMhelix_268_290,Outside_291_304): MLLLQLSTAGIAIGSVYALVAIGIVLIYKCSGVVNFAQGAFVMLGAYLTYGFTKLGVPAHGAVVCSMATMAVVGVLTERLVLRPLLKAPVVAIMAVTLGVLIFLRAICLIFWGPDRIAAPKLFPEGAVDIFGVFITYNYLAAFALSICLSLAFLAFYQFTSVGLMQRCTADNRQAALAIGIRTSSQTALAWSMSSALAALGGTLLATLNGLSLGLADIGLIAFPVIVLGGLTSLAGALVAGLLLGVLQAFSDGVLTPAFEDFLRAYTNIYSAGALQQVVPYILLVIVLLVRPQGIFGRRGTERL; this comes from the coding sequence ATGCTTTTACTTCAGCTAAGCACTGCCGGAATCGCGATCGGTAGCGTGTATGCTCTCGTCGCGATCGGCATCGTCCTCATCTATAAGTGCTCCGGGGTCGTCAACTTTGCGCAGGGCGCCTTTGTGATGCTCGGCGCATACCTGACCTACGGTTTCACCAAGCTCGGAGTGCCCGCCCATGGCGCGGTAGTCTGCTCGATGGCGACGATGGCCGTCGTCGGAGTACTCACCGAGCGTCTCGTCCTGCGGCCGCTGCTCAAGGCGCCTGTGGTTGCGATCATGGCGGTGACCCTCGGCGTCCTCATATTCCTGCGCGCGATCTGCCTGATCTTCTGGGGGCCCGACCGGATCGCGGCTCCGAAACTTTTTCCGGAGGGTGCGGTCGACATCTTCGGTGTATTCATCACCTACAACTATCTCGCCGCCTTCGCGCTTTCGATTTGTCTGAGCCTAGCGTTCCTGGCATTCTACCAGTTCACGTCCGTCGGCCTCATGCAGCGGTGCACCGCAGACAACCGGCAGGCCGCGCTCGCCATTGGTATTCGTACGAGCAGCCAGACCGCTCTCGCGTGGTCCATGTCTTCCGCACTGGCCGCCTTGGGCGGGACGCTCTTAGCGACGCTCAACGGGTTGTCTCTCGGACTCGCTGACATCGGTCTGATCGCGTTTCCCGTTATCGTCCTCGGAGGACTCACCAGCCTTGCAGGGGCGCTCGTCGCCGGATTGCTGCTCGGTGTCCTACAAGCGTTCAGCGACGGCGTCCTGACGCCCGCATTCGAAGACTTTCTGCGCGCTTACACCAACATCTATTCGGCGGGCGCCCTGCAGCAAGTCGTGCCATATATTCTCCTGGTCATCGTCCTTCTCGTCCGTCCACAGGGAATCTTCGGCCGCCGCGGTACCGAGAGGCTATGA
- a CDS encoding branched-chain amino acid transport system ATP-binding protein (product_source=KO:K01995; cath_funfam=3.40.50.300; cog=COG0411; ko=KO:K01995; pfam=PF00005,PF12399; smart=SM00382; superfamily=52540) yields MSLSVRNVSIHFGGVLAVDGMSIDVAPGEIVGLIGPNGAGKTTFINCVAGSYRPQQGTAEWEGKNLMGRAPHEVIRRGVVRTFQNVASLHDLTVLDIVKLGSSMRADATTGRRVAAMLRSERHRDAELIETILRPLRLADFAEKLLQSLPYGLRKAVDLARALAAGPKMLLLDEPVAGLTAQEGMLMSEVIRDVRARTGCGVIMVEHKMDVVNATCDRIVVMAAGAKIFEGSPREVQVDPEVRRVYLGEP; encoded by the coding sequence ATGAGCCTGAGCGTCAGAAATGTCTCCATCCATTTCGGCGGCGTCCTCGCAGTCGACGGCATGTCGATCGATGTCGCGCCCGGCGAGATCGTTGGTCTGATCGGCCCGAACGGAGCCGGCAAGACCACCTTCATCAATTGCGTCGCGGGCTCCTACCGACCGCAGCAGGGGACGGCGGAGTGGGAGGGCAAGAACCTGATGGGCCGCGCCCCGCACGAGGTCATCCGACGAGGAGTTGTGCGGACGTTCCAGAACGTCGCGTCGCTCCATGATCTTACGGTGTTGGACATCGTTAAATTGGGGTCGTCCATGCGCGCGGATGCGACCACCGGCCGGCGCGTCGCCGCTATGCTGAGGTCCGAACGCCACCGTGACGCCGAGCTCATCGAGACGATACTGCGTCCGCTTCGACTGGCCGACTTCGCCGAGAAACTTCTCCAGAGTCTTCCGTACGGATTGCGTAAGGCGGTGGACCTCGCGCGCGCGCTCGCCGCGGGCCCGAAGATGCTCCTGCTCGACGAGCCCGTCGCAGGACTGACGGCCCAGGAAGGGATGCTCATGTCGGAGGTGATCCGCGATGTGCGGGCGCGGACCGGCTGCGGGGTGATTATGGTCGAACACAAGATGGACGTCGTCAACGCGACTTGCGACCGCATCGTCGTCATGGCGGCCGGAGCGAAGATATTCGAAGGATCGCCGCGAGAAGTGCAGGTCGATCCGGAAGTCCGTCGCGTCTATCTGGGAGAGCCTTGA